Genomic segment of Aphelocoma coerulescens isolate FSJ_1873_10779 chromosome 6, UR_Acoe_1.0, whole genome shotgun sequence:
CAGCACTAGATTCTtattaaaataatcttttattAGTGCTAGCTATACTGCAAAACTAAAAGTCAGtgcaagatttctttttttttagcagttTTTGTTATGGAGTAAAGAGGTGCTTTCTACTTCCAAAACAAGGGCAATCATTGAAACAAAAAAGGTTTGAATGATACCTCCGACAGGATTTGTGCTTAGTTCAAATCACTGTGTACTACACAAAGGAAACCACAGGGGCTGGAGATGGCCGGTAAAGAATTCTCCCGCTGCTGCATAACGTACCAGAAATCTGCTTCTCCCCTgacccccctcctttttttttggtatctGGCAAGAATGATAAACTTTAAACACCACTCTGCTGACGTGCCCTGAGTTTTGCTGTGAATAATGCTGTCCCAGTTGTGATTATTGCCTCATAAGTACTTAGTTATTAATTTTCACCACACTAATGCATGGCAATATTTATTATAGTCAAGGATATATTCTTGAAATAGACCTCAGTGTGTTAAATTGAGCAGATGCTCTGGTAGTTTCAGGATCAGAGTAACCTGCCTGTATAAAACCAGAATATTTTTAGTAACAGGCAAAGgtgaattcaaaatattttgaggtGGTATGTGTATTCTGTGGAGAAATTAACAATTGAAATAAATTTATCAgttaaaaatgctgcttttggtAACCTGGCATTCAGGAATAATGCTTGGTTGGTGTTTTGCAGATGATCTATACACGTGCTATATCTGAACATATGTAGATATATATATGTGCGTATACTGGTAATACTTCAGGTTCAAGTTCAAAGAACATTAATTTCATTGAAAACAAAGGTGTGGAAAAGCTAATGCTGGTAAAAACAGCATGAAAAATAGGGGGACTACATGGTGTCTACTTTGTGTGCTATATAGCTGCCACATGTAATGAGTCTTCTAATGTAACAATGATCTGGTATGAAATGTATGTATTAAATAGATTGGTCTAGTTATTTTCTAATGTTACAAATACAAGTTTCTTTGCCTTATCTTCCTTGAAAATTTTCATCTGCCAGCAGCTGTTGGTCACCATGAAAATAGGCGCTGTATTCATTTACCCTGACCGTCCCTGGACTATTCAATTCTGCTTTGTATCAACAAGATTTTCTTCACCAAAGTTTTTGATCATTTCTTAAGCAGTCATGAATTGCTGAATTTCTTTACTTGATGTAACTGGGCAAGAGGCCAGAAACTATTGGTTTTTATTGTCCTTTAATATTGTGTTATTGCTGTTTATCAACTCAATACATAAATTTTCCCATTTCTACTCAGTGAAACTCAAGTGATGGATTTTAGTATTCTTTACTGGCAGAAGAGCAAATAAATCTATGTACTAATAAACTTGAATGATGACAAAGCATACTGAAGTTGACCATATGTGTTAAAGATATTATTAAAACCAATTTTAGTATATCTAAATCAAACTGCctgtatttcaaagaaaattgCATTGCTGACAGGGTGCAAGTTACCAGCGTAGCACCTGCAGCCTCAATTTACTGAAGTGAGAAGCAGCATCTGCCAGCAGATGTCTCTTCTACAGAAGtagaaagaatattttcctcATTTCAGTGTATTCAGTTGGTTATAACTCAATGTTTAATCCATTTAAAATTGAGATGACAGAATGAGAGTTAAATCAAAAAGCTTGTTACTCTCAgagtataaaaatataaaaatatataaagtataaaaatacaaaaaagtaTAAAGTATAAAAATAAGACAAATTCTTAGATTCTTTAAAATCAGTCCATCCTGCTTTTAGAGAATGATGTGCATTAAGAGAACATTTGCTTGGATGGATTGTTTGGCACTTTGGttcaaattaatttattatCTGTGTGccagctttgttttttttcagttactaCTCTTCCCTTAAAATAGTTTAAATTCCAGCTGTGAGAATGGCAAGGTTCCATATCTGTAATCGATGCCATTCTCAGAGGATTGAGGGCTGGTCTGATCTGTTATCTCATGAATGGTGGCTGAGTTAAGTCACAGGGACAGTGTCTCTGTCATGAACATGAGTGAAAAGAATCTGCTTTTGGATTCGTGGGATTTTTTTAGCATCTGTTTGCCTGCTGTGATAAATGGAGTAGGCAGTGGAGTAGTGATACTACTTTGATGTTTAGTTAATTTATAAACAAATCTTTGAAAAGGCTTAGAGGGGTCTTAGACAATTCATAGAGAACTTTCATTAAATATGTTTGAATTTTGAGGACACTTTTATATAGTGTCTTTTATCCCAAACATATGTTACAATTCATATAAATGCTTTTAAAGATGAGCAGTATAAATCAGACTACAAGAGCGCTTTGAGGATATTTACGGAGACGCTGTCGGTAAAATGCATGTTGGAAATGCaggggaaattttttttcatgttttgggtgggtttacCTTGGCTGACTGCCAGACACCCAccaagctgctctgtggcttcCCCTCTTCAACAGGACATGGGGAGAAAATGAGATGAAAAAGctcgtgggttgagataaagactgGGAGTCCGCTTTCCAATTATTGCCATAGGCAGAACTTGAGGATATTAATTTATGGCcagttaaacaaaacaaaactcaaaacactttccccttccctgcttacCACACTTTCCCTTGTTCCCAGTCTCAACTTCTCGCCAATTCTGCCAGCAGCCTGATCAGGCATGGGCTCTTGactggctgcaggggaatctttGCTCCAGaccctggagcacctcctccttctccttttccactcACATGGGTGTGTGTAGGgtagtttctttcttttttttttcctttttttttttttttaatccctcctctctctcagctgctgtgcagttttttttaccctttcctAAATATATCGTCACAGGGGGGTGCTACCAGTGTCACTGCTGGGCTCAGCTTTGGCCCATGGTTGGGTGTGTTTTGGAGCTGTGTTGGATGCAGAGGCAGCCCCATCTCTCCTCTCACAGTAGCTGCGCTGTTGCCAAGTCTTGCCACTCTAATCGGATCAGTCTCAGATCAAATAGAAAGTAAGGAATAGAATAGAGACTTTGGCAAAGCACTGCCAGTTGTACTAGAATAGGCAGCCAAATTTATTGAGAAGTGTTCAAAGATTCTGTTTCACCACGATTCTctgtaagacaaaaaaaatttgcCTTTCCCATTTAGTTTTTTGGAGAGATTCTTTAAAGAAGCTGTCGATGATCCACAGTCAGCTCTAGTTAAAATTGTATCTCACAGTGTAGAAAAACAGACTGAAGTCTTGTCCTTGTATGACAGTTGCACTTTGGTGTGGTTGTGCGTGAGATTTTCCTTAGCTGTAAGGAGCACCAGTGTTGCAGTttgtatataaaatatttacaatcTATATTGTAAATACAATAATGGGTAACACTGCTATTTTTATCAGTTAGCCAAATTTTCCATCATGTCTGCATGTGCACATGGTAAGAGAAGAATACTTTTTTAAAGAATTAGAATCAAACAGtgtgagttttcttttttccctagtaCCTATATATTTGTATTAGATGCATTGTATTTATTcttctttgcctttcttttaAGGGAGAGACCTGCCACCTCTTTGCCTCGATGTAAGGCAAAAGCAGCGCATGTCTATAGACACATTACCCCAAGAACTGAAAGCACCATTTCCTCCTGAACCTTCCCTTCCAATTCGAACCAAAACTGTGAAAGACTTTCAGTAAGTTATACTGGTGTTCATAGAggtgtattttcttctttctttggaATTCTTTTCATTTTGACCTAATTCATGCATTTGATTTTGTTAATGTTTCAGTAAGACTGACAAGGAGTTATTTTGGCTATGATGGTGGGATTGATAACGCTGTTACTGTGAAaactatcaaaatattttttctagctTGAAATGTTGTTCCACACAGAAAATGGCAAAACATATACTTCAGAATTAGAATTAGAAATGCAGTGATTGTttagttttggaaaaaaaaaatgtatggcTTATTGTAGGCTAGCAAATCCCTTGCAGTCTTAGGTGTTTTGGTTATACTGGGaattatttctctcttccaCATTTGAAATTTTTTGCTTCCAGTGAGGAAAAGGAATGCTTTTTGATTATTCAGTGTATATTTggtgggaaaggaaagaggTATAAAGGAAAATTTGCAAAGAGGTAATCCTTTGCTCATACTCAGGTCTGATCTGaagagctgaattttttttccatattcagATTTTTGTATCTATTGACCATTgcctctggacaacctgtggcAGTGTTTCACCACTCTCATTGTGAAAAACTgcttccttatatctaatttAAATCAACCCCCCAGCAGGTTAAAGCCATTAGCCCTTGTCCTGCTCCTTTGAATCCCCAGCTGTGAGCCCCTACCACCTCTCCATTTCCCCTCTCCCACGATTGCCAACCTCCAGGCAGGGCTAGGTGCTTCTCAGTTGGatctggcagctgctccctgtgctgAGCTGGGTTTGGGTTTCCCCATGCTGGGGATCTCTTTCACAGCctgcagcaaagcaaaaggaagcAGCTTTCAGGGGAAGGCCTTGCACAAGTCCAGGTAGATGATACCATTCTTCCATCATCCACCTTCCAAGATCCACTGTTACCCTACTGGTAGAAAGCCACCAAATTTGTCAGGCACAGTTTGCCCTTAGTGAAGCCATGCTGACTGTCACCAGTAACTACCTTGTCATGTGCCTGAGATTAAGTTCTAtttgaaaaatttttaaagaaataaaatttggtAGAAATTCTAGTGAATTTGAGTAGTTTAGGAGCCTTCATACTTAAAATTACTCTGAGAAACTTTATCATGTCAGTGTAGCTGCAGCTtaattctgttctgttctgctAATTATTTGTCCTAACATACTGAACTGTGACACTGTGAATTAGCATTTTGAATAGAAGACATTGCTCAGGTGTATCAAACACAAACTATGCTTTTGTTCTCTTACAATACCATGATCTTTAAATGACAAGGAAGATGTTAGAAAGCTACGGATATTATACTTGTCTGTCTTCTAAGTGTGCTTAGTGAGAAAAGCTGAAAGTTACAGTGCATTTTAAAGTCTAAGTGGCTGGAAAGATCAAACCATTACCAGTATTTGATTACATTTTCTCTAGGGATGATGTGGAAAAGTCGAAGGCATCGGGAGATTGGAAAGCTGTACATAATTTTTATTCTACAACTTTTGATTCTTTCTTGGAGATAAATGCTGCATTTAAGGTAGAAAATAATTCCTAATGCTTTTTAGTAATTACAGTGCTTTTTATCTTCAAAATGTTTACAAAAGTATCAGTTAAAGACTTGCAGACAGGTATTCAAGACCACTAAGACCATTTTTTCATGGCCTCACCTGCCTTTTGTAGACAATCTGTTATTGCATTGATTTATTGATTCCAGTTTAAGCAATTGTATTTTGAGTTTGTGACGCTTTAAAATTGCAGTATGTAGGTTTTTTTGTGACACTGTGACTGTGTAGGTACTTTCTACACAAATTACAGTTTTAAAACCTCCAAGCTAATGCGGGGGCCCAGGGAAATCTGGAAACAGAAATTCCCTATCCCTAAAAAAAGGTGTGATATGGGCTCTATTATAGCTGTTCATGTGTTACGATGGCATACTTGGTTTTCCTAGGGAATAGTTATATTTATGTTTCTGAGTTCATGCTAAATTATTATTTCCTGCCTATTACAGAGCAAAATGTGCTTATGATATTTGATATGGATGGTAGGGCCTAACCCATGACTTTTGGTTATTTAACAAATATTGAATGCTTAAAATTTTGTTGCCTTTGTCTGATAATGGATCAACAACAAATGTGAAAGATGAAAATTCAATGTAATTCATTATTTGAAACCctcttatattttaaaaatagaatgaCTATATAAGTATGTGTAGGATTACTATTGTTTTGCTCCATCTTTAACATACTAATTAAAGAAACTTACATTCTTATGTTTTGATAATGAAAATACTTATATCTGAATGTGTTTTCCTAAGCTTGCTGTTAAACTTACATTTTCAAAGACAGctataaaatattcaaaatgctTCATTATTATCTAACTTACAGAAAGATACCAATTCTCCATTTAATACCATTGAGGACTCCGGAATCGATGCAAAATTTGTGAATGTTGTGTATGATGCCTTATTAAATACTGTAAGTAGAAGAAAAGAATTCATGTTTTATACCATTTATATCAAAAGTTTTTCCCAGATAGGCACGGTTTCTGAAGAATCTCTCAAAACATACTTTAAATGATCCCATGAGAATTACCACAGAATCATGACAGCTGCTCTAgtaaaagaggaggaaatgtTTCTTACTAGTAAAGCATAGTTTATATTGTGGTAGTTCTTAAAGACCACATATCTTAAAGATATGACATGGCTGTGATGGGACACTGCATggggggaaataaagaaaatgtgaGGATGGGGATAGTAAAAAAGTAGGCCCTGTGCCTAATATACAAAGGACAGGAGTAATTTAGAAATTATACTTTAGAGTTTTTAAGTTGGTTTAAGTGTTGAAAGGCACCATTGGCACAACCCCAGACTCAGCTAGTATATCTGTGAGGAAGATATTTAGGAGCTCAGCATCATAACACGAAAGATCTCTTAGCTGTCTTGAAATGCAAGTAAAGAAAACTTGCTTGTTTGTACAAAATCTGGTATTGAATATGTATAATTACTTCAGATAtgatttttcctctccttttttgaTAGCCTCAAGATGTTCAGAAGTCAGTCCTAAAAGGAATAATTAATGGTCTACTACAAGAATGGACAGGGTAATTATAATAAATGTTTGCATCAGTGCTGTGCCAGCACTTAAATCTGCTATATGTTTTGTCTTTGTTGTTtcagacaaagaaagaaaatgttgtgATACAACTTATTTGATACATAAGAACTTAATCCCTTTTGGCAAACCTGCTGAAATACATCTTGAACTCTGTAAGCTGACATTTAACCTCTGAGAGGCAGATCCATACCCAGCCATACATTCCTTCTCCAAATCTCAGCCGCTTGTTGCAAGGGCATTTCTTTGGACATCTAAATTGCAAGATGAATTAAGGAATTTAACTAGGGTAAAACTTAACACTCATTATCTACCCCCCACAGCAAGTAGGACAAATCCCTATCGACAGTTTGCTCCACAATAGTGTTCATGTGTGGCAGCACCATAGAAAGAACAGTGCAGGATGCAGAAGGGGATAGCCCAAAAGCAGGAGGTTTTCTTGGAGGTGACGTCTTAGCATGAAGAAATAGAAGTGAGAATGCATAATGTAATTCATAAAAAGGTATAGCAAGAGACAGTGGCTTGTTGTGACTCACATGTGACCCAGGTCTTGGCTACCCTTGTCTCCAACTTatgctgctttttgtgctgttgCTGCCTGTACTTGTGGTTATGTAAAAACCTTGATAAACACAAAGAAGTGCAGAGGCTGCAGTGGTAGAAGTGTATGGAGAATTCTTGCAGGATATACCAAAGAAGGGCAAATAAACAACTCTGTGGTGTCACTCGAGATAGAAAATTATGTGGAATTCCCTCTGTGGAACATCTCTGACTCTTcaattctgacttttttttggcCTTCTCTCGTGTTTTTAAACATGATAAATAGCCTGCTGCCTTTAGACAATTGTCAGAATCTTAAATGGCCTTTTCAGTTTTTGAGAGCAGTGAAGATTCTTAAATATGGTATTCTGTATATAttggcaaagaaaaataaagtcatCCATGATTTCATGACTCCTAATGTCTGTAAATTATGGATAGATATGGTTctatttattatttcatttgttCATAGGCCACGAACAAAAGATGATCTTAGAGCATATTGTATACTTCTACAGGTaagaaaaatactgtatttttatgTAAGTACCTGTGTGCTTAACGTATAATCTATAAACCAGTATACTGTGCAAACAAGTTTTTATAGCTGAGATACTTCACATCCAATTTACTGTTGTAAGAATGTATTAAAGTATGGGAAAAGTGTAATGCATGATGGGAATGGGAGCTTAAGGGAAGACAGTTGATGGGGAAAGGTTGCATAGATTAAAACTATGAACTAATAGGCAAGTAATTGTTTGCTCTTATTTTCTGggttgaaaaaataaatattttacctACTTATTTGTTTTTATGTCATCCTCATTCCCAGATTTGCTTTATTAGGATGCTGTAACTCTGAAAGTTTTAGTATATGCGCTTTCGGATATTGCTGTAACTTTCTCCAGTGTTGCATTTTATCCAATCTACCTGGCTGACTTTCTCCATTGTATCTGACTACATTGTCTGATTTCTGCCTGTGGTCACCTTTTACCTTTACTGCTATAGATGGCTTGCATTTGTAGCAGATTTCCCCTTCACATTTTGCCAGTGTAGATAACTAACACCTCTGCACACAAGAAGTGGTTTCTGCTGTTATTTGAGAATATCAAATGGCAATTTAGTTTATCAAGACAATAGTTTTCTTCTCTGGGGTGGTATACTAGCTGTGAATTAAAAAGAGTATCTTCTGCTGAAACGTGGGAATGTGTGAACACATGGAATAGAGGGAAAATTAGTTTGGATTTATGTGGGATAGAGAGGAGCTATAAGAATTCGTATTACTGATATGAAAAGGACATCACTCAGAGGAGTGTAGTTTTTGTTACAATGTAAAAATTAATCTAGAATATTGAGTACTGCCTTTGGGCTAACTGTGGGCTttcttttggaggaaaaaaaaaatcatacttttACCGTATAGCAGTTGGGTATTTTTTATTTGGCTAGAAGTTGtgagttgtttttttcccatagTTTTACCACTGTCACAGCTATTTTGTGAATTACTTTCATGTGTAATTGTACTGGCAACAACAAACATAAGATCCTAAtgacttttttccctttatgcAGTTTATTAACCTAAcactttttttaatctttttcagAATCCTCAATTTAGTAACACTTCTACTTATGTCATCTATGCTCACTTGCTAAGACAGATAGCAGCCTTAACAGAAGCTGACCATCATTTCCTAGTGCACTGgtctaaaaagtaaaaaaaaaaaaaaaaaaaaaaaacccacatgacAAATTCCATTTCTAGGATTACGATTGTTACTGTATTTCCATTGATGTTGACTGTTTTATAAATTATATGAAAGTTGATTTAATTGACTAAAGAGATTGTTTATGTTGCTTTCAAATACATATGGACATAGTCCACTAAGTGATACTGATTTATAGATGCAAAATGTATATAATGtataaaaattattatattaATAAGAAGAAGCCTTAATCACAAAATAACTTATCAGAGTTATTTTTTGATAACACGTGCAAAATAACTTGTGTGTAAATTTTTAGTTATATTTTTATGTGGtattattaaaacaaacatctttatgatctttttttaaataaagttttatCTTGCATAACTTGCAAAAGATACTGTAATATTACTACATTGTACAGAAACCACAAAGGAACTAGAGTCCTTGCTTCCTAGTGTAATAGAGGTGGTGAGAGTGTGGTTAGGGCATTAGATTTGTAATTAATTGAAATAAC
This window contains:
- the HECTD2 gene encoding probable E3 ubiquitin-protein ligase HECTD2 isoform X5, with protein sequence MSVQSPPAAAELPPGPGEGHPPGAELSQGSAAAPSAEEGGEEEEEEEEGEKEKEKEKEREKLPPIPSASTAAAGGLDEGAKNQFSTFSNFITTINQKKEGIGNRNSPTRLVLPNIKNGRDLPPLCLDVRQKQRMSIDTLPQELKAPFPPEPSLPIRTKTVKDFQDDVEKSKASGDWKAVHNFYSTTFDSFLEINAAFKKDTNSPFNTIEDSGIDAKFVNVVYDALLNTPQDVQKSVLKGIINGLLQEWTGPRTKDDLRAYCILLQNPQFSNTSTYVIYAHLLRQIAALTEADHHFLVHWSKKISQKRFKQVVDRLLQFISLRLFPAKPEEFPPMVKCTWWIPSATKVLALFSRCCK
- the HECTD2 gene encoding probable E3 ubiquitin-protein ligase HECTD2 isoform X6, with amino-acid sequence MSVQSPPAAAELPPGPGEGHPPGAELSQGSAAAPSAEEGGEEEEEEEEGEKEKEKEKEREKLPPIPSASTAAAGGLDEGAKNQFSTFSNFITTINQKKEGIGNRNSPTRLVLPNIKNGRDLPPLCLDVRQKQRMSIDTLPQELKAPFPPEPSLPIRTKTVKDFQDDVEKSKASGDWKAVHNFYSTTFDSFLEINAAFKKDTNSPFNTIEDSGIDAKFVNVVYDALLNTPQDVQKSVLKGIINGLLQEWTGPRTKDDLRAYCILLQDFTEEVQAGGG